Proteins encoded by one window of Orbaceae bacterium BiB:
- the lptG gene encoding LPS export ABC transporter permease LptG has protein sequence MFSILDRYIGKTILSMIGLSLFLLISLSGIIRFIDQLRRVKANYDALSAALFSLLMVPKDLEVFFPIAALLGSLIGLGLLASKSELVVMETSGFSRWHIAKAVLKTAIPLVLIVMAIGEWVAPWGEQTARNMRSEKAYGGSLIATKNSIWAKDGNDYIHIDKVDSDGTIYDVDILSVDGSKLSQVTRAAYGHYKNNEWQLFQVDKTNLTNPNKIEGTNLLSTTWKTNITPDKLNVVAQDPESLSASGLYQYTQYLKASGLDSSNYQLLFWKKIFKPLIVAVMMLLALSFIFGPLRSVSMGIRVITGIFGGFIFFIADSLFSKLSIVAGVPPILGAMLTSLAFLALSYYLFRRKN, from the coding sequence ATGTTTTCTATTTTAGATCGTTACATTGGTAAAACAATATTAAGCATGATTGGTCTATCGCTATTTTTATTAATTAGCTTATCCGGTATTATCCGTTTTATTGACCAGCTTAGACGTGTTAAAGCTAACTATGATGCATTATCAGCCGCACTCTTCTCATTATTAATGGTACCAAAAGATTTAGAGGTATTTTTCCCTATTGCAGCATTACTCGGTTCACTTATTGGACTTGGTTTACTGGCATCTAAAAGTGAATTAGTGGTAATGGAAACATCTGGATTTAGTCGTTGGCATATCGCTAAGGCTGTCCTTAAAACCGCAATACCATTAGTATTAATTGTGATGGCAATTGGCGAATGGGTCGCTCCATGGGGTGAACAAACAGCAAGAAATATGCGTTCAGAAAAAGCTTATGGCGGTTCATTAATCGCTACCAAAAATAGTATCTGGGCTAAAGATGGCAATGACTATATTCATATCGATAAAGTTGATTCAGATGGCACCATTTATGACGTTGATATTTTATCCGTTGATGGTAGTAAGTTATCACAAGTAACTCGAGCTGCTTATGGCCATTACAAAAATAATGAATGGCAACTTTTCCAAGTCGATAAAACTAATTTGACTAATCCTAATAAAATAGAAGGAACGAATCTATTAAGCACGACTTGGAAAACTAATATCACCCCTGATAAACTAAATGTCGTTGCACAAGATCCTGAATCATTATCGGCTTCAGGACTCTATCAATATACCCAATATTTAAAAGCGTCAGGTTTAGATTCAAGTAACTACCAGTTACTCTTCTGGAAGAAAATATTTAAGCCTTTAATCGTTGCAGTAATGATGTTACTGGCCCTCTCCTTCATATTTGGTCCACTACGTAGTGTATCAATGGGGATAAGGGTTATTACAGGTATTTTTGGTGGTTTTATCTTTTTTATTGCCGATAGCCTATTTTCTAAACTCAGTATTGTAGCAGGTGTTCCACCGATACTCGGAGCAATGTTGACAAGTTTGGCTTTTCTTGCCCTAAGTTACTATTTATTTAGGCGAAAAAACTAA
- the lptF gene encoding LPS export ABC transporter permease LptF, which produces MIIRRYIVKETFKSQIAILVILFMIFFSQKLIRIMSSAVDGDVPSNLIMPLLLLGVSSMAQLILPLSLFLGILVAFGRFYTDSEMVAMYACGVKKWVIYQVVIFLSIITCAVSAANLVWFGPWSSIQEEHLVENAKLNPSLAGLLAGQFQQTAKGDSVIYIGEVDRSNIKHIFIAQHSTKPGQRPSIILSDQGKIAHDAEGNQVILLDNANRYEATNQLKDFKISQFDNYQAIIKPKTLELTDDEAKDKVDQLSFSELRETKTAKAKAEYYWRISLLISIPMMAFLVIPLSASNPRQGRLARILPAILLYLVYFLLESSIKAHASKGRLDPTLWFNIVNGIYFLLAIIFNIWDSIPMRKLRYRLLPARFAS; this is translated from the coding sequence GTGATCATTCGTCGCTATATTGTAAAAGAGACATTTAAAAGCCAAATCGCGATTCTTGTCATTTTATTCATGATATTCTTTTCGCAAAAATTAATCAGAATTATGTCAAGCGCTGTTGATGGTGACGTACCAAGCAATTTGATCATGCCATTACTGTTACTTGGTGTATCAAGTATGGCACAATTGATTTTACCATTAAGTCTATTTTTAGGTATTCTCGTTGCGTTCGGCCGTTTTTATACTGATAGTGAAATGGTTGCCATGTATGCTTGTGGCGTAAAAAAATGGGTCATTTATCAAGTTGTTATCTTCTTATCCATTATAACATGTGCTGTTAGCGCAGCTAATTTAGTCTGGTTTGGACCTTGGTCTAGCATACAAGAAGAACATTTAGTTGAAAATGCTAAACTTAACCCTAGTCTAGCAGGTTTATTGGCTGGCCAATTTCAGCAAACAGCAAAAGGCGATTCTGTTATCTATATTGGTGAGGTTGATCGTAGTAATATTAAACATATCTTTATTGCGCAACATAGTACCAAACCAGGACAACGCCCTTCTATTATCTTATCTGATCAAGGCAAAATTGCCCATGATGCAGAAGGTAACCAAGTTATCTTACTTGATAATGCCAACCGTTATGAAGCAACTAACCAATTAAAAGACTTTAAAATCTCGCAGTTTGATAATTATCAAGCAATTATTAAACCCAAAACGTTAGAGCTAACCGATGATGAAGCTAAAGATAAAGTTGATCAACTCTCATTTTCTGAACTGAGAGAGACTAAAACAGCAAAAGCCAAAGCGGAATATTATTGGCGGATCTCATTACTTATTTCTATTCCAATGATGGCTTTTTTAGTTATTCCTCTCAGTGCCTCAAACCCAAGACAAGGACGATTAGCTCGAATTCTTCCGGCAATCTTACTCTATTTAGTCTACTTTTTATTAGAAAGCTCAATCAAAGCCCATGCAAGTAAAGGACGATTAGATCCGACGTTGTGGTTTAATATTGTTAATGGGATTTATTTCTTATTAGCAATTATTTTTAATATTTGGGATAGTATTCCAATGCGTAAATTACGTTACCGACTTCTCCCAGCTCGTTTTGCATCATAA
- a CDS encoding leucyl aminopeptidase — MNFEIKSSDIVKQKTDCLVLSIWQGKTQSQQVQDFDQLTNNTIANLITAGDFSGKLGETLVLYNVANIAAKKVLLVGFGERKSNPIENVDKIAKSIANLLTLLNSKQLVISLAHLNKTNSYGFVKRFVETMTYHSYRFDEFQSTKAPVIKTENIQFSIVDKTLIAPAELGLKHGLAVANAVSATRTLANQPSNVCNAQFLADKAKELNQHFNTLKISYYDEKALAKLGMNAYLAVGQGSQNESIMTVIEYQGAKDKNAAPIVLVGKGLTFDSGGISIKPAAGMDEMKYDMCGAATVYGVMQAVAELNLPINVVGVMAGCENMPGTGAYRPGDILTTMSGKTVEVINTDAEGRLVLCDVLTFVERFKPEAVIDIATLTGACIVALGHHYTGVMGNHSQLVDQLLTASNQANDKAWQLPLDNDFQEQIKSTCADIMNSSGRDGGTITAACFLSHFTHNYHWAHLDIAGTAWVSGGKKGATGRPVAMLIQYLLEQSR; from the coding sequence ATGAATTTTGAAATTAAAAGTAGTGATATAGTTAAACAAAAAACAGATTGTTTAGTTTTATCAATATGGCAAGGTAAAACGCAGTCACAGCAAGTTCAAGATTTTGATCAGCTTACTAATAATACCATTGCGAATTTAATTACGGCTGGCGATTTTAGCGGTAAGCTAGGTGAAACATTAGTTCTATATAATGTTGCGAACATAGCAGCTAAAAAAGTGTTACTTGTTGGTTTTGGTGAACGAAAAAGTAATCCTATTGAAAACGTCGATAAAATAGCTAAAAGTATTGCAAATTTATTGACCTTATTAAATAGTAAACAGCTTGTCATTTCATTAGCTCACCTAAATAAAACCAATAGTTATGGTTTTGTTAAACGATTTGTTGAGACTATGACTTATCACAGTTACCGTTTTGATGAATTTCAATCAACGAAAGCGCCAGTAATAAAGACGGAAAACATCCAATTTTCAATCGTAGATAAGACATTAATTGCACCAGCTGAATTGGGATTAAAACATGGTCTAGCAGTTGCTAATGCTGTCTCGGCAACACGAACTTTAGCGAATCAACCTTCTAATGTGTGTAATGCTCAGTTTTTAGCAGATAAGGCTAAAGAGCTTAATCAACATTTTAATACACTAAAAATTTCTTATTATGATGAAAAGGCCTTAGCTAAATTAGGTATGAATGCCTATTTAGCGGTTGGTCAAGGTTCTCAAAATGAATCTATTATGACTGTAATAGAATATCAAGGCGCTAAAGATAAAAATGCAGCGCCGATCGTCTTAGTTGGTAAAGGATTAACATTTGATTCAGGCGGCATTTCAATTAAACCAGCAGCCGGAATGGATGAGATGAAGTACGATATGTGCGGTGCAGCAACGGTATATGGTGTTATGCAAGCAGTGGCTGAACTGAATCTACCGATCAACGTTGTTGGGGTGATGGCTGGTTGTGAAAATATGCCAGGGACAGGAGCTTATCGACCGGGTGATATATTGACCACCATGTCTGGTAAAACGGTTGAGGTTATTAATACCGATGCTGAAGGTCGCTTAGTATTATGTGATGTACTAACCTTTGTTGAACGCTTTAAGCCAGAGGCCGTTATTGATATCGCCACATTGACTGGAGCATGTATTGTTGCATTAGGACATCATTACACTGGTGTAATGGGAAATCACAGTCAATTAGTTGATCAGTTACTTACCGCATCAAATCAAGCAAATGATAAAGCATGGCAATTGCCACTAGATAATGATTTTCAGGAACAGATCAAATCAACTTGCGCTGATATTATGAACTCATCAGGACGAGATGGTGGTACTATTACAGCAGCTTGTTTCTTATCCCATTTTACGCATAATTATCATTGGGCACATCTGGATATAGCTGGAACAGCATGGGTATCGGGTGGCAAAAAAGGTGCAACCGGCCGTCCAGTAGCCATGTTAATACAATATTTATTGGAACAATCTCGTTAA
- a CDS encoding DNA polymerase III subunit chi — translation MKKVIFYLIEDESKLNDVALLPHEKLACEKIIACWQQGLRILVACQDQQQAEKIDEYLWQQGADNFVPHNLVGEGMKTGSPVEITWIGKRSNNNRQLLINLQESFPDFAPMYQDIIDFVPLENRLKNLARERYITYKNVGFNLKTIVVNAGLQ, via the coding sequence TTGAAAAAAGTCATTTTTTATTTAATTGAAGATGAGTCTAAGCTAAATGATGTGGCTTTATTACCCCATGAAAAACTGGCGTGTGAAAAAATCATTGCTTGTTGGCAACAAGGATTGCGGATCCTTGTTGCTTGCCAAGATCAACAACAGGCAGAAAAAATAGATGAGTATTTGTGGCAGCAGGGTGCCGATAATTTTGTGCCACATAATCTTGTGGGTGAAGGGATGAAAACTGGTTCTCCGGTCGAAATTACTTGGATCGGTAAGCGGAGTAATAATAATCGTCAGTTATTGATTAATCTGCAAGAGTCATTTCCTGATTTTGCACCGATGTATCAAGATATTATTGATTTTGTGCCATTAGAGAATCGATTAAAAAACTTAGCGCGTGAGCGTTATATAACCTATAAAAATGTTGGATTTAATTTAAAAACGATTGTTGTTAATGCCGGATTACAATAA
- a CDS encoding DUF3597 domain-containing protein — protein sequence MGILSSIFSKIISSASAAGVVGQVAEKMKAKDAQQNTTAATSTVDSSIETTSNSFEKIDVAAILNELAQKNSQQLNWKTSIVDLLKLLGLDSSLDARKKLAAELNYTGNTDDSAAMNIWLHKMVMQKIVDNGGNVNDLF from the coding sequence ATGGGTATTTTATCTAGTATTTTTTCAAAAATTATCTCTTCAGCTTCTGCCGCTGGTGTTGTAGGTCAAGTTGCTGAAAAAATGAAAGCAAAAGATGCACAACAAAACACCACGGCTGCAACTAGCACAGTTGATTCATCAATTGAAACTACATCAAATAGTTTTGAGAAAATTGATGTTGCAGCAATTTTGAATGAGCTAGCTCAAAAAAATTCACAACAATTAAATTGGAAAACATCAATTGTTGATTTGTTAAAGTTGTTGGGATTAGATAGTAGCTTAGATGCTCGTAAAAAATTAGCCGCTGAACTCAACTATACTGGTAATACCGATGATAGTGCCGCAATGAACATCTGGTTACATAAAATGGTTATGCAAAAAATAGTTGATAACGGTGGAAACGTTAACGATTTATTTTAG